In Aegilops tauschii subsp. strangulata cultivar AL8/78 chromosome 3, Aet v6.0, whole genome shotgun sequence, one genomic interval encodes:
- the LOC141042268 gene encoding uncharacterized protein, with the protein MLSQLDFKIFGLETIKDQYVHDAEFKDVLQNCKEGRTWNKFVVNDGFVFRANKLCIPASSVRFVVVAGGAWRRTNGTLWREEDGGYTCYTFLLAKDETGC; encoded by the coding sequence atgctttcacaacttgattttaaaatatttggtttggagaccatcaaagatcaatatgtgcatgatgctgaatttaaagatgtgtTGCAGAactgtaaagaaggtagaacatggaacaagttcgtcgttaacgatggatttgtgtttcgtgctaacaagctatgcattccagctagctccgttcgttttgttgttgttgcaggaggcgcatggaggaggactaatgggacactttggcgtgaagaagacggaggatatacttgctacacatttcttttggccaaagatgagacgggatgttga
- the LOC109777913 gene encoding hexose carrier protein HEX6 translates to MAVGFAGSGGGEDQQRYGGRVTAFAALSCITAAMGGAIFGYDIGTAGGVSSMEPFLRDFFPDVHRRMQAGAGVGNYCKFDSQLLTLFTSSLYVSGLLTAVLVASWFTERHGRRPSMILGGVAYLGGAAVSGGAVNVYMAILGRALLGVGLGFANQAVPLYLSEMAPARYRGAFSNGFQFSLCLGALAATVVNYGAEKIKAGWGWRLSLGLAGVPAVLLTVGAIFLPETPNSLVQQGKGRGEVKALLQKIRGVDAVDEELDDIVAANATGQAGDNGLRLILSQRRYRPQLAMAFLIPSFTQLTGINAIGFYAPVLLRTIGMSESAALLSTIVMVIISSTSTFASMLLVDRFGRRTLLVLGGVQMFLSEVLIGGIMAAKLRDEGQVSRAYAVVLIFLIAIYSTGFGWSWGPLSWLIPSEIFPLEVRSAGQSITVASGFVFTILVAQYFLAMLCRLKAWLFFFFAGWILVMTAFAYLFLPETKGIPIEQIGNLWGRHWYWKRVVGVEEVDDGQKL, encoded by the exons ATGGCCGTGGGTTTTGCTGGTAGCGGCGGTGGCGAGGACCAGCAGCGGTATGGCGGGAGGGTCACAGCGTTCGCGGCGCTCTCCTGCATCACGGCGGCCATGGGCGGCGCCATCTTCGGCTACGACATCGGCACCGCGGGCGGGGTGTCGTCCATGGAACCGTTCCTGAGGGACTTCTTCCCGGACGTGCACCGGCGGATGCAGGCCGGCGCCGGCGTCGGCAACTACTGCAAGTTTGACAGCCAGCTCCTCACGCTCTTCACCTCCTCGCTCTACGTCTCGGGGCTCCTCACGGCCGTGCTCGTCGCGTCGTGGTTCACGGAGAGGCACGGGCGCCGGCCGTCCATGATCCTCGGCGGCGTCGCGTACCTCGGCGGCGCCGCGGTCAGCGGAGGGGCAGTGAACGTGTACATGGCCATCCTCGGCAGGGCGCTGCTCGGCGTCGGCCTCGGGTTCGCCAATCAG GCAGTGCCACTGTACCTGTCCGAGATGGCGCCGGCGCGATACAGGGGAGCCTTCAGCAACGGTTTCCAATTCAGCCTCTGTCTCGGCGCTCTCGCCGCCACCGTCGTCAACTATGGCGCCGAGAAGATCAAGGCTGGCTGGGGCTGGAGGCTCTCGCTGGGCCTGGCCGGCGTCCCCGCTGTGCTGCTCACCGTCGGCGCCATCTTCTTGCCGGAGACGCCCAACAGCCTCGTTCAGCAAGGGAAAGGCCGTGGCGAGGTGAAGGCGCTGCTCCAAAAGATAAGAGGCGTCGACGCCGTCGACGAGGAGCTGGACGACATCGTCGCCGCCAACGCAACGGGACAGGCCGGCGACAACGGCCTGCGCCTCATCCTGTCGCAGCGCCGGTACCGCCCGCAGCTTGCCATGGCCTTCCTGATACCGTCCTTCACGCAGCTCACCGGGATCAACGCTATCGGCTTCTACGCGCCGGTGCTGCTGCGCACCATTGGCATGAGCGAGAGTGCGGCACTGCTGTCCACCATCGTCATGGTCATCATCTCCTCCACGTCCACCTTCGCGTCCATGCTCCTCGTCGACCGCTTCGGGAGGCGGACGCTCCTCGTCCTCGGCGGCGTCCAGATGTTCCTCTCCGAGGTGCTCATCGGCGGCATCATGGCCGCGAAGCTCCGCGACGAGGGCCAGGTCAGCAGGGCCTACGCCGTCGTCCTAATCTTCCTCATCGCCATCTACTCCACCGGCTTCGGCTGGTCCTGGGGCCCGCTCAGCTGGCTGATACCGAGTGAGATCTTCCCGCTGGAGGTCCGGTCCGCCGGGCAGAGCATCACGGTGGCGTCGGGATTCGTGTTCACCATCCTCGTCGCGCAGTACTTCCTGGCCATGCTGTGCCGGCTGAAGGCGTGGCTGTTCTTCTTCTTCGCTGGCTGGATCCTGGTCATGACGGCGTTCGCGTACCTCTTCTTGCCGGAGACCAAGGGGATCCCCATTGAGCAGATTGGGAACCTATGGGGGAGGCACTGGTACTGGAAGAGAGTTGTGGGGGTTGAGGAAGTAGACGACGGTCAGAAGCTCTAA